CGGTGGATTTCGACATCGTGGTGCCGGAGGGCAAGTTGTGGGTCATGGGGGATCACCGCGCCAGATCCAGTGACTCCCGCGACCACCTCGGTGACCCCGGGGGCGGCACGGTCCCGGTGGACCGGGTCGTCGGCCGCGCGGACCTGATCACCTGGCCGGTGAGCCGCTGGCGCACCTTCGAGCGCCCCCGTTCCTTCGACCGGATACCCGCCGCGGCAGGCCCCCATGGGTAACCGCGGACGCCCCCGTCACGGAGGCCAGGGCACCGGTCGGTCCGGAAGGGGCGCCGACAGGTCCCAGCGGGGCCGCGGCGGCACGGGGCGGGGAACCGGCACCCCGTACAGCGGCAGCGACGCGTACGGCGACCCTCAGGAAACCGGTGGGAGCGACGGCTCCCGGGCGGGCGGGGCCGCGACCGGCAGACGGTCGGGACGGTCCGGGACCGGCGGCCGGGCCGAGCGGCGGCGCATGGCGCGGCGCATCAAACGCCGCAGGCAACGCTCCTACCTCAAGGAAATCCCCATCCTCGTCGGCGTGGCGCTGGCCATCGCCCTCGTCCTGAAGACGTTCCTCGTCCAGGCCTTCGTCATCCCGTCCGGCTCCATGGAGCAGACGATCAAGATCGGCGACCGGGTGCTCGTCGACAAGCTGACGCCGTGGTTCGGCTCCAAGCCGACGCGCGGCGATGTCGTCGTCTTCAAGGACCCCGGAGGCTGGCTCAAGGGCGAGCAGAACAAGCCCGCCGAAACCGGCGGCGCCTTCCAGCCGGTCAAGGACGCCATGACCTTCATCGGACTGCTGCCGTCGGCCGATGAACAAGACCTGATCAAGCGGGTCGTCGCGGTCGGCGGTGACACCGTCAAGTGCTGTGACAAGCAGGGCAAGGTCACCGTCAACGGAACCCCGCTGACCGAACCGTACGTCCATCCGGGCAACCCGCCGTCCACGCTGAAGTTCACGGTGAACGTCCCGACCGGACGGATCTTCGTGATGGGCGACCACCGTTCCGACTCCGCGGATTCGCGCTTCCACCTGGACGAGCCGTACCGTGGCACGGTCTCGGAGGACGGTGTCGTGGGCCGGGCCGTGGTGATCGGCTGGCCGTTCAGCCACTGGCGACGCCTGGAAGAGCCGGACACCTTTACGACCGTGCACGACGCGCCGGGCGCCAAGGCGTCGTCGGCAGGCGCGCCGCATAGGCTGTCCACCGAGAGTTTGACCGTACTCCCGACCCCTGCGGAACTCCCGCTCGTTATGGGAGTGGTGGGCCTGCACCGGTTGACGGGTGGGCGAGTGCGTGGAGTGAGGAGCAGATGTGGGGGACTTGGCGGTCGGCGCGCGGTCCGGAACCGGAGAGCCCGAAGAGCCGGCAGGGCGTGGTGAGACCTCGCGGCCGGCGACGAGTTCCGTGCATCAGTCACCGGCTCAGTCGCACTCAGGGCCGCAGGCGCAACGTTCTGCCCCGGCGGGTCCTTCGGACACGTCGGATGCGTTGGACACGTCAGCGGGCGACGAAGTGAGCGGCGGCATGAAAAAGGCCAAGAAGCCGCGTGCTTTCTGGAAAGAGCTGCCGATTCTCATCGGTATCGCGCTGGTCCTCGCGCTGCTGATCAAGACATTCCTGGTGCAGGCGTTCTCGATCCCGTCCGACTCGATGCAGGACACCCTGCAGCGCGGGGACCGGGTCCTGGTCGACAAGCTGACGCCGTGGTTCGGCTCCAAGCCGCAGCGCGGCGAGGTCGTCGTGTTCCACGACCCGGGCGGCTGGCTGAACGAGGCGCCGACCCCCGAGCCCAACCCCGTCCAGAAGGTCCTCAGCTTCATCGGCCTGATGCCCTCGGCCGAGGAGAAGGACCTGATCAAGCGGGTCATCGCGGTCGGCGGAGACACGGTCGAGTGCCACGGCACCGGTCCGGTCAAGGTCAACGGCAAGGCCCTCAAGGAGGACTCGTACGTCTTCCCCGGTGCGACCCCCTGCGGCGACCGGGCCTTCGGTCCGATCCACGTCCCCAAGGGCCGGATCTGGGTCATGGGCGACCACCGCGACGACTCCCTCGACTCCCGCTACCACCAGAACCTCAAGGGCAACGGCACGGTCTCGGAGGACGAGGTCGTCGGCCGGGCGTTCACCATCGCCTGGCCCATCAACCGCTGGGCGACCCTGCCGGTGCCGGACACCTTCGACCAGCCGGGAATCAACAAGGCCATGGCGGCGGCGCCGGCCGCTCTCGGCCTGGCCGGGGCGGTGCCGCTCGTACTGTGGCGTCGCCGGAGGCTGACCGGAACACGTAACCCCAGGTAAGGTGCCGTCCCGGATCTTCGACGCGGGCGCTGCCCGCGGGGTGGGAGCGCTGGGATGAGCAGCAGTACGGAACGCAGGACCGACGGCCGCGGCCGGACGACGGGCAGTGTGCTGTCCGGTCTGGCCGTCGCCGTCGGCTGCGTGCTGTTCCTGGGCGGCTTCGTGTGGGCGGCGCTGATCTACCGTCCCTATACGGTGCCGACCGATTCGATGTCGCCGACGATCGCGGTCGGGGCGCGGGTCCTGGCGGAGAGAGTGGACGGCTCCGAGATACGCCGCGGCGACATCGTCGTCTTCAAGGACTCCACCTGGGGCACCCTGCCGATGGTCAAGCGCGTCGTCGGCGTCGGTGGCGACAAGATCTCCTGCTGCACCAAGCAGGGCCGCCTGACCATCAACGGAAACCCGGTCGAGGAACCCTATCTTCAGGGCAGCGGCCCGGCCTCACCCGTTGGCTTCAAGGCCAAGGTCCCCACCGGCCAGCTCTTCCTGCTCGGCGACCACCGCAGCGACTCCCTCGACTCCCGCGTCCACCTCACCGACGGCGACCACGGCTCCGTGCCGCGCAGCGCCGTCGAGGCCCGGGTCGACGCCCGCGCCTGGCCGCTCGGCAGCGTCGGCGTGATGCAGCGCCCGGCCGCCTTCTCCGCTCTCCCCGGCGGCACCTCGCAGCCCGGCCCGGTCCGGCCCATCACCCTCGCAGTGGTCGCCGGTGCGGTCCTCATCCTCGCCGGCGCGGCCTACGGGCCCCTCGCCCGGCGCAAGGCGCGCAAGCGTGCCTGAGCGGCCGGGGCGGGGCGGCGAGGGGCCGGCCGCGGCGCATGGGGCAGCGGCCGGCGACGAACCGAAGACGGCCGTGGTGCGCCAGGTGTCCCGCATCGTGCTGCTCGACCCCGACGACCGGATCCTGCTGCTCCACGGCTTCGAACCGGACCGCCCCACCGAACGGTGGTGGTTCACCCCCGGCGGCGGTCTGGAAGAAACGGAGACCCGTGAAGAGGCGGCCCGCCGCGAGCTCGCCGAGGAGACCGGCATCTCCGACGTCGTCCTCGGCCCCGTCCTGTGGAAGCGCCGCTGCGCCTTCCCGTTCGACGGGCGGCGCTGGGAGCAGGATGAGTGGTATTACCTGGGAAGGACCGACCGGACTGCCACCGATACCGGTGGGCAGACTGACCTGGAGCGACGCAGCGTTTCGGGACTGAGGTGGTGGACTTCGGAGGAACTGTCCGCATCGCATGAGACGGTGTATCCAACCAGACTCGCCGAGCTGCTGCGCACGCTGCTCGACGAAGGGCCCCCCGAGGCGCCAGTGCTCCTGGAGACCGAGCGGGTCTGACGCACAATGGGGGGACGCACGGCTGAAGGGGATCTGCCATGAGCGCCGAGGACCTCGAGAAGTACGAGACCGAGATGGAGCTGAAGCTCTACCGGGAGTACCGCGACGTCGTCGGACTGTTCAAATATGTGATCGAGACCGAACGACGCTTCTACCTCACCAATGATTACGAGATGCAGGTGCACTCGGTTCAGGGAGAGGTGTTCTTCGAGGTGTCGATGGCCGACGCCTGGGTCTGGGACATGTACCGCCCGGCCCGATTCGTCAAGCAGGTGCGCGTCCTCACGTTCAAGGACGTGAATATCGAAGAGCTCAACAAGAGCGATCTGGATCTTCCGGGGAGCTGAGGCGACCGGAGTCGGCGGAGTGGCCCGGCCCTCGGCCTGCTCTCCGCCACCCGGACGGGTGAGCAGGTTATCCACAACCGCCTCACTGTCCACCAAGATCCAATAGATCTGGGCGGGAGCGTCACAGTCGGTGCCGGAGGTGGTACCGCATGAACGCCATGCAGGCCGGCCGCAGGGCCGGAGACGATGCACAGACCGCGGGCCGGGCGCGGCAGACGCGCTCAGGAGCGCCGCCCACGGGGCGTAAGCCACCCACGGACGGGCGGGCGGCCGTCAAACCGGAAGCCGCCGGGCCACCGGCCGTCAGGCGGCCACCCGCCGGGCCACTAGCTGTCAAGCAGCCACCCGCCGGGCCACCGGCCGTCAAGCAGGCACCCGCCGGGTCACCCGCCGCTGCCCCGACGGTCGCCAGTCCACCAGGCACCGACCCGGCAGCAGCCAAACCGGCCGACACCCGGCGACGCGCACTCGGACGCTACGGCGAGGACCTGGCCGCCCGGCGGCTCATCGAGGCCGGGATGCGGATCCTGGACCGCAACTGGCGCTGCCGCGACGGAGAGATCGACATCGTCGCGGCCGACGGCGACGCCCTCGTGGTCTGCGAGGTCAAGACCCGCCGCGCCGGCTGGTACGAACACCCCATGGCGGCCGTCCGCCCCGAGAAGACCGCCCGGCTGCGGCTGCTGGCGGAACGCTGGCTGGAGCGGCACGGCGGCCCGCCACCCGGCGGCGTACGGATCGATGTGATCGGCGTCCTGCTGCCGGCCCGCGGCGCCCCGGTCGTCCAGCACGCGCGGGGGGTGGCCTGATGGGATTCGCCCGGACCTGCTCCGTCGCCCTGGTCGGCGTCGAAGGCGTCGTCGTCGAGGTCCAGGCCGACCTGGAACCCGGCGTCGCAGCGTTCACCCTCGTCGGGCTGCCCGACAAGAGCCTCATCGAGTCCCGCGAGCGGGTGCGGGCCGCGGTCGTGAACTCCGGCGCCGAATGGCCGCAGAAAAAGCTCACCGTCGGCCTCAGCCCGGCCTCCGTGCCCAAAGGCGGCAGCGGCTTCGACCTGGCCGTGGCCTGCGCGGTCCTCGGCGCCGCCGAGCGACTGGACCCCCGTGAACTCACCGACCTGATGATGATCGGCGAACTCGGCCTGGACGGCCGCGTCCGCCCCGTACGCGGAGTGCTGCCCGCCGTACTGGCCGCCGCCGACGCCGGGTACCGCCAGGTCGTCGTCCCGGAACAGACCGCCACCGAAGCCTCGCTGGTCCCCGGCATCTCCGTTCTCGGCGTCCGCAGCCTGCGCCAGCTCATCGCCGTCCTCGCCGACGAACCGGTGCCCGACGAGGAAGATTCCCGCGAAGAAGGACGCCCTGACCCGCTGCTCGCCGGGCTGGTCGTGCCCGGCACCAGCGCCGGTGCGGGCCTGCCGCCCGGGGACCACACCCCCGACCTCGCGGACGTCGCAGGCCAGCACAGCGCCCGCCGCGCCCTGGAAGTGGCCGCCGCCGGACGCCACCACATCTTCTTCAAAGGCCCGCCCGGCGCAGGCAAGACCATGCTCGCCGAACGCCTCCCCGGGCTGCTGCCGCCGTTGTCCCCCAAGGAATCCCTGGAGGTCACCGCCGTCCACTCGGTGGCCGGCACCCTCCCGCCGGGGCAGCCGCTCGTCCACCGGCCGCCCTACTGCGCCCCGCACCATTCCGCGACGATGGCTTCCCTCGTCGGCGGTGGCACCGGACTGCCCCGCCCCGGAGCCGTATCCCTCGCCCACCACGGCGTGCTGTTCGTGGACGAGGCCGCCGAATGCAGCCCCCGCGTCCTGGACGCACTGCGCCAGCCACTGGAGTCCGGTCATGTGGTCGTCGCCCGTGCCGCGGGCATGATGCGCCTGCCGGCCCGCTTCCTCCTCGCCCTCGCCGCCAACCCCTGTCCCTGCGGGCGGCACGGCACCACCAGCGGCGACTGCGAATGCCGGCCGTCCTCCATCCGCCGCTACCGCGCCCGGCTCTCCGGGCCCCTGATGGACCGGGTGGACCTCCGGATCGCCGTGGAACCCGTCGTCCGCTCCGAACTCATCGCCCTCGGCCGCGGCGCCGAATCCACCGCGGCCGTGGCCGAACGCGTACTCGCCGCCCGCGAACGCGCCGCGGCCCGCCTCGCCGGCACACCGTGGCAGACCAACAGCGAGGTACCCGGCCACGAACTGCGCACCCGCTGGCAGGTCCACCCCGGCGCACTGGCCCCGGCCGAACGTGACCTCGAATGCGGCCTTCTCACGGCCCGCGGATTCGACCGAGTCCTCCGCGTCGCCTGGACCGCCGCCGACCTGTCCGGCCGCGACCGCCCCACCAGCGAAGACGTCAATTGGGCCCTGGAACTCCGCACAGGCGTCCGCCGCGGCGCTCTGACGACGGCGGGCGGCAGCGGAAGCAAGCGCAAGACCGCGACGACCGCCGCCTCGCCGCATGGGCAGGTGTGAGCGGTGACCAGGATCGACGCATGGGGCTTCGCCACAGGGACACCGGCCACGGCCCCGGATGACCACGGCCGTGGGCCGGAGACAGCCGAGCCTGACCATGCCACGCACACGACGGCCGGGACACGCCCCGCAAAGCCGACGGCAGCCGGCCGACGGTCCGCTCACCGCGAGCGCGAGGAAGACGAACCGCAGCGCACCGCCCGCGCCGCCCTCACCCGGATCCTCGAACCAGGCGATGAAACCGCCGGACGCTGGCTACGCGAGAGGGGCCCGGTGGCTCTGTGGCACGCCCTGTCCGACGACACCGCGGACCCACCCGCCGGCGCCACCCCGGCCAAGATCGCCGGCCTGCGGCTCCGTGCCGGCCGGGCCCGCCCCACCGCGGACCTCGACGCCATCACGGCACTCGGCGGCAGGTTCCTCTGCCCCGGGGACGACGAATGGCCCCGCCAGCTCGACGACCTCGGCGACGCCCGCCCCGTCGGCCTGTGGGTGCGCGGGACGGGCAACCTCAGACTGTGGGCGCTGCGCTCCGTCGCCGTCGTCGGCGCCCGGGCCTGCACCGAATACGGCGCGCATCTCGCCACCACCCTCGGCGCCGGACTCGCCGACCGCGGCTGGACCGTCGTCTCGGGAGCCGCGTACGGCGTCGACGGCGCAGCACATCGCGGTGCACTGGCCGCGGACGGCGCGACCGTCGCCGTCATGGCCTCCGGAGTCGACTACGCCTACCCTCGCGGTCACAGCGAGTTGATCGACCGGATCGCCGAACAGGGCTTGGTGGTCGCCGAGTTACCACCCGGCGACCACCCCACCCGCAGCCGCTTCATCCAACGCAACCGCGTCATCGCCGCACTCACCAGAGGCACCGTCGTCGTGGAGGCCGAGCTTCGCAGCGGCTCACTGGTCACCGCCCGGCGAGCGCTGGCCCTCGGGCGCTTCACGATGGGCATGCCGGGCCCGGTCACCAGCGGACTGTCCGCCGGTGTGCACCAACTCCTGCGCGGCGAGGCCGCGGTGGTCACCGACGCCGACGAGGTCATCGAACTCGTCGGCAGCATCGGCGACCTCGCCCCTGAGAGGGCAGGGCAGACCCGCATCCGCGACCTCCTGGACCCCGTTACGAGCCGCGTACTGGAGGCGCTGCCCGCGCGCGGCAGCACGGACACCGCCCATCTGGCGCAGGAGGCCGGCACGCCCCGCGACGTCACCCAGAGCAAACTCTTCGAGCTGCTGTCCCTCGGATTCGTTCAAAGGTGCGGTGAGCGCTGGGAGTTGGCGCGACGCGCCGAGACGACCGACGGTTCCCGGCGAGGCGGTCCTTGACCTGGGGCGAACGGGTGAAAGGGTGAGGGGAATGACCGCAGAATCCAGGTTTGCCGTGCTTCGGGGCGCGGGTCCGATCCGTGGGGAGATGGCGATGGGGCGCAGGGGATGCACGAGGTCCCGCCCGCCGCGTCACCGTGTCCGTCCGCACGGCCCGCCGGACGCCCGCACCCGGCTCCCTGTCCGGGTGTCGCCACACCGTACGAGGTAACCCTGAGGTGCGGGCAGCGGAACGTATCTGCGCACGCCCGAACCTGCCGTCCTCGCGCACCGCGACGCTTCGGTCACGCTACGCTCACAGGCAAATTCCACCCTCATACATCCATCCACCCGCGTCTCGGCAGAACGGCTCAAGGCGACGAATGCCCCAGCACACCTCCGGGTCTGACCGTGCGGCTGTACCACCGGCCGCGCGCGGCAGCGTGCGCCCCGCCCCGCCCACCTCGCTCGACGAGTTGTGGCGCTCCTACAAGGCGTCGGGCGACGGGCGGTTGCGGGAACAGCTGATCCTGCACTACTCGCCGCTGGTCAAGTACGTCGCCGGCCGCGTCAGCGTCGGCCTGCCCCCCAACGTCGAACAGGCCGACTTCGTCTCCTCCGGAGTCTTCGGACTGATCGATGCCATCGAGAAGTTCGAGCCCGAACGCTCCATCAAGTTCGAGACGTACGCCATCACCCGCATCCGCGGCGCAATGATCGACGAGCTGCGTGCGCTGGACTGGATTCCGCGCTCCGTACGGCAGAAGGCCCGAGCCGTCGAACGGGCCTACGCCACCCTCGAAGCCCAGCTGCGCCGCACCCCGTCCGAGGGCGAGGTCGCCGAGGAGATGGGCATCGCGCTGGAGGAACTCCACGGTGTCTTCAGCCAGCTGTCCCTGGCGAACGTGGTGGCTCTGGAAGAGCTGCTGCACGTCGGCGGTGAGGGGGAACGGCTGAGCCTGATGGACACCCTCGAGGACACGGCCGCCGAGAACCCCGTCGAGATCGCCGAGGACCGTGAGCTGCGGAGGCTGCTCGCGCGCGCCATCAACACCCTCCCCGAACGGGAGAAGACCGTGGTCACCCTCTACTACTACGAAGGCCTCACGCTTGCCGAGATCGGCAACGTCCTCGGTGTCACGGAGAGCAGGGTCAGTCAGATCCACACCAAGTCCGTACTCCAGCTCAGAGCGAAGCTCGCCGACGTCGGACGCTGAGTCACGTTGCGGACGCCGGAGCTTCCCGTACGCCGTGTTGCCGGGCGGAGTGCCACGACGGGCGCGCCATCCGTAGAGTGGTGACGTGCCCAGGATTCGAGCGGCCTCCGTGGCCGAGCACCGGACGATGCAGCGCGGCGCCCTCTTGGACGCCGCCCGCACCCTGCTGTCCGAAGGCGGAACGGAAGCACTGACCTTCCCCGCCCTCGCCGAGCGCACGGGTCTCGCGCGCTCCTCCGTATATGAGTACTTCCGCTCGCGCGCCGCCGTTGTCGAAGAGCTGTGTGCCGTCGACTTCCCGGTCTGGGCCGCAGAGGTGGAAGCGGCGATGGAGAGGATCGACACGCCCGAGGGGAAGGTCGAGGCGTATGTGCGCCGGCAACTCGCTCTGGTGGGCGACCGGCGCCACCGTGCCGTCGTCGCCATCTCGGCCGGTGAGCTGGACGCCGGTGCACGCGAGAAGATCCGCGCGGCGCACGGCGGACTGATCGCCATGATCGTCGAGGCGCTCGCCGCCCTCGGCCATGCACAGCCCCGACTCGCGGCCATGCTCCTCCAGGGAGTCGTCGACGCCGCGGTCCGCCGCATCGAACTCGGCGCCGCGGAAGACCCGGACGAGATCACGGAGGCGGCGGTCGCGATGGTCCTCCGCGGCGTCCGCGGCTGACGGGGGGCCTCCCCCTCCCCCTCCCCCACCCGCCCCCACCTCCACCACCCGCAACACTCGTTGCCCCCGCAGCCCGCAGCCCGCAGCCCGCAGCCCGCAGCCCGCAGCCCGCAGCCCGCAGCCCGCAGCCCGCAGCCCGCAGCCCGCAGCCCGCAGCCCGCAGCCCGCAGCCCGCAGCCTTGGGCGGCCGATGGCGTGGTGACGTGGTGCGCCTTGCTGCGGGCAGGGCTGCCTTTGACGTTCGGCCGGCGCCGTGTGCGGTTCGCGACCGCCGGCCCTGGCTCACCTCCCGGCGATCATGGTCGTCTCGTGATTACCCACCGCCCCATCGGGGGCCGCGCTACTCTCCACCACCCCACTTCGCATCCCTCCGCTTCCTGGCGCCCTCCTCGCTCCCCATCGCACGAGCCCGATGGAGCCGGCCGAGTGCCCAGGTCGCCGCGGCCGCGAGGCCGGCTGCTGCTATGAGGGCAGCTCCTGTCGGCGTTGGCATTTGCTCCTGAGCTGCTGGTTCTGTGGGTACTGCTGAGTCCGGTGGTTCGGCTGGTCCCGGATGCCAGGGGGGCACCGTGCGGCCGCCTCCCGGTACGGGAACCCCGAAGACCGGCAGGAGTCGCGAGGGGCCGCCGTGGAGCATGCTGCGGGGCAGCAGAGACAGCGGGTCCAGGTAGGTCTTGCCGCGGCGCAGGCCCCAGTGGAGGCATGGCGCCCGGCAGTGGAACGGGCCGCGTTGCAGAACGGCGACCGGTTGGCCTGCCGTGACGCGCTGACCCTTCCGGGCTGTGGGGCGTACGGGTTCGTAGGTGGTGCGTAAGGGGGGACGGCCCGAGTGGGACACCTCGATCGTCAGGACGCCACGGCCCGCGACGGTCCCGGCGTACGCAATCCGGCCAGGTGCCGCGGCCCGCACCACCGCGCCGGCCGGTGCGGCCAGGTCCACGCCGCGGTGGCCGGCCGCCCACGGCGAAGGAGGTGGCTCCCAGCCGCGTACCACCGTGGGCCCGAGGCCTGCGGTTCCCCCCACGGGCCAGGCTCTGTCCCCATCCGGTGGGTCGGCACCCGGTGGGTCGGCACCCGGTGGGTCTGCACCTGGTGGGTCTGCACCCGGTGGGTCGGCGGCCGGCTGGTCGGCGCGTGCCGCAACCCTGGGGCGTGTCATCGCTCCGGGAGGTGTCACGGTTCTGGGTCGCGTCTCCGCTTCGGGACGCGTCACTGCCCTGGCACCTCTCACCGCTCTGGGACGCGTGACCGCCTCGCCACGTGTCGCCTCCCCGGCACGTGCGGGCATCTCCTCAGGGCGTCCTGCCGCCTTGCCACGCCCCGCACCCGCCATCCGATCCGCCACCCGTTCCACCCGGCGCTCCGCCCCCGCGGCCAGGGGCAGCGTGTCGGCAGCGGTCGCGGGCGCGGGGGACAGAAGGGTGAGCACCGCGGCCACGGCCGGGGCCAGCCGCGCACATGCCACGCGGGCCGGGAAGAAGCAGCTCGGGCCGTACCCGGCCGGCTCGCCGCGGGGTGCCGGTGGCGAGGGTGCCGGTGGCCGGAAACGTGGACGGAAGCGCGACCGGGGAGGCGGAACCGGAGAGGCAGTCGAAGGAGGGGGAGCCGAAGGAGAGGGAGCCAAGGGAGGGGGAGGGTACGGGAGGAGGTCCGGCCGGTGCCGCGGCCGGCGGTGGGCCGCTCCCGGCCGCCCGCCGCCGGTGGCCGGGCCCGGGGAGCCCCCGGTAAAGCCGCTGCGTAAGCCCACGTGGAAGCCGCCGACGGCGCGGGCGGCCCTGCTCGAGCCGGAAGCTTGTCGAGTGCTTCGCCGAGTGCTTCGCCGAGTGCTTCGTTGGGTGCTTCGTCGGGTGTCCCGTTCCGCATTCTGCTGGGTGTGGTGTCGCATGTTCCGACGGTGACGCAGTCCGCCGCGGCCGGGGGATCTTGGTCTGAAGCTGTGGATCAGGGGGCGGTTGTGGACAACGGTGTCACCCGCAGGGGGCTCGAAATGGTGTGTGTCGCCCGGTGCGTCGGCAGTCCCGTACACTTCTGATGGCGATCCGGGTCACCGGGTCGACTTCGCACGCCCCGCCGTCAGTGCACCAGTCCCCTTCGGGCAGCACGACGGCCGCGCTCCTCGGTCCTCGGACGGCTCCGCAAGGTGTCTTCCCCGGCAGGCGCGTCGGGGCGTCAGGCACCGCGGCCGGCCGGCCGCAGTGAAACCGAGTACAACAAGGAGTACGGCCATGGCCGTCGTCACGATGCGGGAGCTGCTGGAGAGCGGCGTCCACTTCGGGCACCAGACCCGCCGCTGGAACCCGAAGATGAAGCGCTTCATCTTCACCGAGCGCAACGGCATCTACATCATCGACCTGCTCCAGTCGCTGTCGTACATCGACCGCGCCTACGAGTTCGTCAAGGAGACCGTCGCCCACGGCGGCTCGGTCATGTTCGTCGGCACGAAGAAGCAGGCCCAGGAGGCCATTGCCGAGCAGGCGACCCGCGTGGGCATGCCCTACGTGAACCAGCGCTGGCTCGGCGGCATGCTGACCAACTTCTCGACCGTCTACAAGCGCCTGCAGCGCCTGAAGGAGCTCGAGCAGATCGACTTCGAGGATGTGGCCGCCTCCGGCCTCACCAAGAAGGAGCTCCTGGTTCTCTCCCGCGAGAAGGCCAAGCTGGAGAAGACCCTCGGCGGTATCCGCGAGATGCAGAAGGTGCCCAGCGCCGTCTGGATCGTGGACACCAAGAAGGAGCACATTGCCGTCGGTGAGGCGCGCAAGCTCAACATCCCGGTCGTCGCGATCCTCGACACCAACTGCGACCCGGACGAGGTCGACTACAAGATCCCGGGCAACGACGACGCGATCCGCTCCGTCACCCTGCTCACCCGCGTGATCGCCGACGCCGTCGCCGAGGGCCTCATCGCCCGTTCCGGCGCCGCCACCGGCGACCAGAAGCCCGGCGAGAAGGCTGCTGCCGCCGAGCCGCTGGCCGAGTGGGAGCGCGACCTGCTCGAGGGCGAGAAGAAGGCTGACGACGAGGCCCCCAAGGCCGAGGAGAAGCCCGCTGAGGAGGCCGCCCCGGCCGCCGAGGCTCCCGCCGCCGAGGCCGAGAAGCCGGCCGCGGACGCCGAGCAGGCCTGACCCGCAGCATCCGGCTGATGACGGCGGGGGAGGGCGCCACAAGCGCCGCCCCCGCCGTCCACCCGTAGATCTTTCGACTTCGAGATTTCGAGAAGAGATTCACAGACCATGGCGAACTACACCGCCGCTGACGTCAAGAAGCTCCGCGAGCTCACCGGCGCCGGCATGATGGACTGCAAGAAGGCCCTGGACGAGGCCGAGGGCAACGTCGACAAGGCCGTCGAGGCGCTGCGTATCAAGGGCCAGAAGGGCGTCGCCAAGCGCGAGGGCCGCTCCGCCGAGAACGGCGCCGTGGTCTCCCTGGTCGCCGACGACAACGCCTCCGGTGTCATCGTCGAGCTGAAGTGCGAGACGGACTTCGTCGCCAAGGGTGAGAAGTTCCAGGCCGTCGCCAACGAGATCGCCGCGCACATCGCGAAGACCTCTCCGGCCGACATCGAGGCCCTGCTCGCCTCCGAGATCGCGGCCGGCAAGACCG
This Streptomyces decoyicus DNA region includes the following protein-coding sequences:
- a CDS encoding TetR/AcrR family transcriptional regulator, yielding MQRGALLDAARTLLSEGGTEALTFPALAERTGLARSSVYEYFRSRAAVVEELCAVDFPVWAAEVEAAMERIDTPEGKVEAYVRRQLALVGDRRHRAVVAISAGELDAGAREKIRAAHGGLIAMIVEALAALGHAQPRLAAMLLQGVVDAAVRRIELGAAEDPDEITEAAVAMVLRGVRG
- a CDS encoding murein hydrolase activator EnvC family protein, translated to MRHHTQQNAERDTRRSTQRSTRRSTRRSTRQASGSSRAARAVGGFHVGLRSGFTGGSPGPATGGGRPGAAHRRPRHRPDLLPYPPPPLAPSPSAPPPSTASPVPPPRSRFRPRFRPPAPSPPAPRGEPAGYGPSCFFPARVACARLAPAVAAVLTLLSPAPATAADTLPLAAGAERRVERVADRMAGAGRGKAAGRPEEMPARAGEATRGEAVTRPRAVRGARAVTRPEAETRPRTVTPPGAMTRPRVAARADQPAADPPGADPPGADPPGADPPGADPPDGDRAWPVGGTAGLGPTVVRGWEPPPSPWAAGHRGVDLAAPAGAVVRAAAPGRIAYAGTVAGRGVLTIEVSHSGRPPLRTTYEPVRPTARKGQRVTAGQPVAVLQRGPFHCRAPCLHWGLRRGKTYLDPLSLLPRSMLHGGPSRLLPVFGVPVPGGGRTVPPWHPGPAEPPDSAVPTEPAAQEQMPTPTGAALIAAAGLAAAATWALGRLHRARAMGSEEGARKRRDAKWGGGE
- the rpsB gene encoding 30S ribosomal protein S2, which gives rise to MAVVTMRELLESGVHFGHQTRRWNPKMKRFIFTERNGIYIIDLLQSLSYIDRAYEFVKETVAHGGSVMFVGTKKQAQEAIAEQATRVGMPYVNQRWLGGMLTNFSTVYKRLQRLKELEQIDFEDVAASGLTKKELLVLSREKAKLEKTLGGIREMQKVPSAVWIVDTKKEHIAVGEARKLNIPVVAILDTNCDPDEVDYKIPGNDDAIRSVTLLTRVIADAVAEGLIARSGAATGDQKPGEKAAAAEPLAEWERDLLEGEKKADDEAPKAEEKPAEEAAPAAEAPAAEAEKPAADAEQA
- the whiG gene encoding RNA polymerase sigma factor WhiG; translated protein: MPQHTSGSDRAAVPPAARGSVRPAPPTSLDELWRSYKASGDGRLREQLILHYSPLVKYVAGRVSVGLPPNVEQADFVSSGVFGLIDAIEKFEPERSIKFETYAITRIRGAMIDELRALDWIPRSVRQKARAVERAYATLEAQLRRTPSEGEVAEEMGIALEELHGVFSQLSLANVVALEELLHVGGEGERLSLMDTLEDTAAENPVEIAEDRELRRLLARAINTLPEREKTVVTLYYYEGLTLAEIGNVLGVTESRVSQIHTKSVLQLRAKLADVGR